A portion of the Verrucomicrobiota bacterium genome contains these proteins:
- a CDS encoding alpha-galactosidase: MNSTKPRIVIAGWTFTDLNMKFFRDQETNGSVRGLKRLGTLQAALVFLSALAAVSAHAAVTVAPAEMALKTDWVQKNLLTPAKAPPFSFTFDGRSSAALLRSWKRVDARRTLDANRTERVITWTDAASGLVVKCVAVEYSDYPVVEWTVFLKNSGTSNTPILQDIKGLNTSFHRANGPEFVLNGNKGDFTTEDSYEPYRVTLRPNTVKTCAPFYYSGKSSDGPEGWPYYNLQIPGGGVILAIGWPGQWESSFTRDATDGLNLQAGQQLTHLFLQPGETIRTPLIALLFWQGTNTVRAQNLWRRWYIAHNIPRINGQPPAPISQIQVSGDDTSQVEGFFKEGVKPDVCWRDAGAGGPHTWYPCSTGLFSGDNNIWLNTGDWEVDPAKYPAGFKPYSDWIHARGLKFLLWFEPERIGNTNSWLSKNHPEWILPRTRWTVGYILNEGHPGAFHWLTNHFDALIKANGIDWYREDMNGDGPLTAWRTNDTANRQGITENFYVQNHLAYWDALKAMNPGLRIDSCASGGRRNDLETMRRAVPLTRSDFEFVYMPNVVDGNQCQTYGASSWLPFQGTGAYLYDPYSFRSFYMASFGMGGLSPETTAAQKQAYNECKKLGPAIIHGDYYPLTPYSRSNNVWMAWQFDRPDLGEGHAQIFRRTNSPIATMSFPLQGLEPEQTYEVEDFDKAEKSSVSGKDLMKTGLTVTLGPRGSAIFQYKLIKPAAKK, from the coding sequence ATGAACTCCACCAAACCCAGGATCGTGATTGCCGGCTGGACCTTTACAGATCTCAACATGAAGTTTTTCCGCGATCAAGAGACCAACGGTTCCGTGCGCGGTCTGAAACGGCTTGGAACACTCCAGGCGGCCTTGGTTTTTCTGTCCGCACTCGCCGCCGTCTCGGCACACGCCGCGGTCACGGTGGCCCCGGCGGAAATGGCGCTGAAGACCGACTGGGTGCAAAAAAATCTTCTCACGCCCGCGAAAGCTCCGCCATTTTCATTCACCTTCGACGGCAGATCCTCGGCTGCGCTGTTGCGCTCGTGGAAGCGTGTTGATGCCCGGCGAACCCTGGATGCCAATCGCACCGAGCGTGTCATCACTTGGACGGATGCCGCCAGCGGCCTCGTCGTGAAATGCGTGGCGGTGGAATACAGCGATTATCCCGTGGTGGAATGGACCGTCTTCCTGAAAAATTCGGGCACGAGCAACACCCCGATCCTGCAAGACATCAAAGGACTGAACACCAGCTTCCATCGCGCAAACGGCCCGGAGTTTGTTCTGAACGGCAACAAAGGCGATTTTACCACTGAGGATAGTTATGAGCCGTACCGGGTCACCTTGCGGCCCAACACCGTCAAGACTTGCGCGCCGTTTTATTATTCGGGCAAGTCGTCCGATGGTCCCGAAGGCTGGCCCTATTACAATCTGCAGATTCCCGGCGGCGGCGTCATTCTGGCGATCGGCTGGCCGGGGCAATGGGAAAGCTCCTTCACCCGCGATGCCACCGACGGTCTCAATCTCCAAGCCGGTCAGCAACTCACGCATCTCTTTTTGCAACCGGGCGAAACCATCCGCACGCCGCTGATCGCGCTGCTGTTCTGGCAAGGGACCAACACGGTGCGGGCGCAAAATCTCTGGCGGCGTTGGTATATCGCCCACAACATTCCCCGGATCAACGGCCAGCCGCCCGCGCCCATTTCCCAAATCCAGGTGAGCGGCGACGACACTTCCCAGGTGGAGGGTTTTTTTAAGGAAGGCGTCAAGCCCGACGTTTGCTGGCGTGACGCCGGCGCCGGCGGGCCGCACACCTGGTATCCGTGCAGCACCGGCCTTTTCTCGGGCGACAATAATATCTGGCTCAACACCGGCGATTGGGAAGTTGATCCGGCCAAATATCCGGCCGGGTTCAAGCCCTACAGCGATTGGATTCACGCGCGGGGGTTGAAGTTCCTGTTGTGGTTCGAGCCGGAACGGATTGGCAACACGAATTCGTGGCTAAGCAAAAATCATCCCGAGTGGATTTTGCCGCGAACGCGTTGGACGGTAGGTTACATCCTGAATGAAGGACATCCGGGCGCCTTTCACTGGCTGACGAATCATTTCGATGCCTTGATCAAGGCAAACGGCATTGACTGGTATCGAGAGGACATGAATGGCGACGGGCCGTTGACCGCGTGGCGCACCAACGACACTGCCAATCGTCAAGGCATTACGGAAAACTTCTACGTGCAAAACCACCTTGCGTATTGGGATGCCTTGAAGGCCATGAATCCCGGATTAAGGATTGATTCGTGCGCTTCAGGCGGCAGGCGCAATGATCTCGAAACCATGCGGCGGGCGGTGCCGTTGACCCGCAGTGATTTCGAGTTCGTTTACATGCCGAATGTCGTGGATGGAAACCAGTGTCAGACCTATGGCGCTTCGTCGTGGCTGCCGTTTCAAGGCACGGGCGCTTATCTTTATGACCCGTATTCCTTCCGCAGCTTTTACATGGCCTCATTCGGCATGGGAGGACTTTCTCCTGAAACAACTGCCGCGCAGAAGCAGGCCTATAACGAGTGTAAGAAACTTGGCCCGGCCATCATCCATGGCGACTACTATCCGCTGACACCGTACAGCCGCTCGAACAATGTGTGGATGGCCTGGCAGTTTGACCGGCCGGATCTTGGCGAAGGTCACGCCCAGATCTTTCGCCGGACCAATAGCCCGATTGCCACCATGTCCTTCCCATTGCAGGGATTGGAGCCGGAGCAGACCTACGAAGTGGAGGATTTCGACAAGGCAGAAAAATCGTCGGTTTCGGGAAAAGACCTGATGAAGACCGGCCTCACCGTCACGTTGGGGCCTCGCGGATCGGCGATCTTCCAGTACAAACTCATCAAGCCGGCGGCCAAAAAATGA
- a CDS encoding glucose 1-dehydrogenase, whose protein sequence is MNQTTNPKRALVTGSGTGIGREIALEFAREGADVALHYSHNAAGARSAVQVIQALGRRAEAFQADFNDVAQVQSLGQQALNFLGGVDCLVNNAGITFNRPFLTVTPEQFDTVYHVNIRAQFFLTQVVAEDMLKHGGGAICNITSIHGISGAPEHSVYAGTKGAIIAYTRSLAVELAHKGIRVNAIAPGWVTVENYSQAIPGFNDADTRKVAYEKVPVGRSGEKVEIAKLAVFLCSEAAGYIIGQTIIADGGTTALMSLISDFRNPSTARFGAGYVPGV, encoded by the coding sequence ATGAATCAAACAACGAACCCCAAACGAGCGTTGGTAACCGGCTCCGGCACGGGTATCGGCCGGGAAATCGCGCTGGAGTTCGCCCGCGAGGGCGCGGACGTGGCACTCCATTACTCGCACAACGCCGCCGGTGCGCGTTCGGCGGTCCAAGTAATTCAAGCCCTGGGCCGGCGCGCTGAGGCGTTCCAGGCCGACTTCAACGATGTGGCACAAGTCCAATCCCTCGGCCAACAGGCCCTCAACTTTCTCGGCGGCGTGGATTGTCTTGTGAACAACGCCGGCATCACTTTCAACCGGCCCTTTCTCACGGTGACCCCGGAGCAGTTCGACACGGTTTACCACGTAAACATACGCGCGCAGTTTTTCCTCACCCAAGTCGTGGCGGAAGACATGTTGAAACATGGCGGCGGAGCGATTTGCAACATCACCTCCATCCACGGCATATCCGGCGCACCCGAACATTCGGTTTATGCCGGCACCAAGGGGGCGATCATCGCCTACACCCGCTCACTGGCAGTCGAACTGGCGCACAAAGGCATTCGCGTCAACGCCATCGCGCCCGGCTGGGTGACGGTGGAAAATTATTCCCAGGCGATTCCTGGCTTCAACGACGCGGACACGCGCAAGGTCGCCTACGAAAAAGTCCCGGTGGGCCGCTCCGGCGAAAAAGTCGAGATCGCAAAACTGGCGGTGTTTCTCTGCTCCGAAGCCGCGGGCTACATCATCGGCCAGACGATCATTGCGGACGGGGGCACGACCGCGTTGATGTCGCTCATTTCGGATTTCCGCAATCCATCCACCGCCCGGTTCGGGGCTGGTTACGTGCCGGGAGTTTGA
- a CDS encoding ABC transporter permease, with amino-acid sequence MKTLRKLWAVPELGVLVPLVICTLLFYGVSHSFLSYNSVASMLRAMAFVGVIAVGQTWLMIAGEIDLSVGSVAGLCAVASSWLMKHAGWPVEAGLAAGILLGCMAGLINGIVAVRFGIPAFIATLGMLYIARGFNYLLCKGYPIYPIPDSLKAFGRAEPLGLSWAFVIFIGAVLIGDFCLRKTVFGRMVYATGGNKEVARIAGINTDWVKLNCYMLTGALAGVGGMLLMAQLNVGQPEIGVGWELDVIAAVVIGGVSLFGGIGTVTGTFLGLMIMQVVRSGLVVTGVNTHWQTVAVGVIMILAVGVDLLRRRTKIS; translated from the coding sequence TTGAAAACCCTGCGCAAATTATGGGCGGTTCCCGAGCTGGGCGTGCTGGTTCCGCTCGTGATTTGCACGCTGCTGTTCTATGGCGTGAGCCACTCCTTTCTCAGCTACAACAGCGTTGCGTCGATGCTGCGGGCGATGGCATTTGTCGGCGTCATCGCGGTGGGCCAGACTTGGCTGATGATCGCGGGCGAGATTGATCTGTCGGTCGGTTCGGTCGCGGGTTTGTGTGCGGTCGCGTCGTCCTGGCTCATGAAACATGCGGGCTGGCCGGTCGAGGCCGGTTTGGCGGCGGGGATTCTGCTCGGTTGCATGGCCGGGTTGATCAACGGAATTGTTGCGGTACGATTTGGCATCCCCGCCTTCATTGCCACGCTGGGGATGCTCTACATCGCGCGGGGTTTCAATTATCTTCTGTGTAAAGGCTATCCGATCTACCCCATTCCTGATTCGTTGAAAGCGTTTGGCCGGGCTGAACCGCTGGGTTTGTCCTGGGCCTTCGTCATTTTTATCGGGGCGGTGCTGATCGGTGATTTCTGTCTGCGCAAGACGGTATTCGGCCGGATGGTTTACGCGACCGGAGGCAACAAGGAAGTGGCGCGCATCGCCGGGATCAACACCGATTGGGTGAAGCTGAACTGTTACATGCTGACCGGTGCGCTGGCCGGAGTTGGGGGCATGCTCCTGATGGCTCAACTCAATGTCGGCCAGCCAGAGATCGGCGTGGGCTGGGAACTGGACGTCATCGCCGCTGTGGTGATTGGGGGCGTCAGCCTCTTCGGCGGAATCGGGACGGTCACCGGGACGTTTCTGGGTTTGATGATCATGCAGGTCGTCCGCAGCGGCTTGGTGGTCACGGGCGTCAATACTCATTGGCAGACCGTGGCGGTGGGCGTGATCATGATCCTCGCGGTGGGCGTTGATCTCCTGCGGCGGCGCACCAAAATATCGTGA
- a CDS encoding GIY-YIG nuclease family protein, which yields MKLFDILKLELPSLKPEECKIHLASWNGRDDPLDVFVRGEFPEWQNWQSNKNFERPYIVSLIKMDGPSRWLFAGVFSTHGCSAVEAQQDRPWEKSTEYRPTTESKVVKQAFRYDTKELPEFAALTGRLIIEFSRPGRQSYLKAENWAERLQVSELKPRPVAVEEFPGFSNVLLPKWKLDIIVAQEIESWKSALSSVAGVYLITDTKTGRHYVGSAYGTGGIWGRWKAYSEDGHGNNKNLKSLLQKEGVDYSLNFQFSILETADTSASEDDVLKRETHWKNALCSRESHGGYNAN from the coding sequence ATGAAACTTTTCGACATCCTGAAACTTGAACTGCCTTCACTGAAACCGGAGGAATGCAAAATCCATCTCGCAAGCTGGAACGGCAGAGACGATCCGTTGGATGTTTTTGTGCGCGGCGAATTTCCTGAGTGGCAAAATTGGCAGAGCAACAAGAATTTTGAGCGTCCGTATATCGTTTCGCTAATCAAAATGGACGGCCCGTCCAGATGGCTTTTCGCCGGAGTTTTCTCCACGCATGGATGCAGCGCCGTGGAAGCGCAACAGGATCGGCCCTGGGAGAAAAGCACAGAATATCGCCCAACCACCGAGAGCAAGGTCGTAAAACAAGCCTTCCGCTACGATACCAAGGAGCTGCCAGAATTTGCCGCGCTGACGGGCCGTTTAATCATTGAATTCTCACGTCCGGGGCGTCAGTCCTACCTCAAGGCAGAGAATTGGGCGGAGCGATTGCAGGTGAGCGAGCTAAAGCCGCGTCCTGTGGCGGTCGAAGAATTTCCAGGTTTTTCAAATGTCCTCCTGCCAAAGTGGAAATTAGACATCATCGTGGCGCAAGAAATCGAATCTTGGAAGTCGGCATTGTCGAGTGTGGCTGGGGTTTATTTGATTACCGACACAAAAACAGGGCGGCATTACGTTGGCAGCGCATATGGCACAGGAGGCATTTGGGGAAGGTGGAAGGCGTATTCGGAGGATGGACACGGGAACAACAAAAATCTAAAGAGCCTCCTGCAAAAAGAAGGGGTTGATTACAGCCTCAACTTCCAGTTTTCCATTTTGGAAACAGCGGATACCAGCGCGAGCGAGGACGATGTTCTAAAGCGCGAGACGCATTGGAAGAACGCGCTTTGCAGCCGAGAAAGTCATGGCGGCTACAATGCAAACTGA
- a CDS encoding sugar ABC transporter ATP-binding protein has protein sequence MRGITKEFPGVRALDDVTLQVRRGHIHALLGENGAGKSTLMKILDGVYPAGTFQGEIILAGMPIQLHSPHDAQRKGIGYVPQEITVIEGLTVAENIFVGHWVDRGVLVSFRNLFARAAQFLKQININLDPHRLVSSLNASQRQLVMIARAMSTHPSVLILDESTACLTQDETENLFRILRLLQQQGVTSLFSTHKLSEVFELADRATVMRDGAIVAHFDRSQLNENDIVSAMIGRKIENFYPARDSAVGLDEVLRVENFTVPHPHIANKNVVEAVSFAVRRGEILGIGGLVGSGRSEIVNALYGRLPCSGRIFIEGREVKIRNPRDAKDHGIGLLTEERKQDGLLFNFAIRENVTLHSLAAVSRFQVLDRKRETQLANDYKDRLAIRAPSVATSVATLSGGNQQKVVLAKVLLPNPKVLLLDEPTKGVDVGAKNEIYKLMMDLVRQGIALVVISSELPELLALCDQFIVLTRGKLADLFAKAEASEHRLMLAATGLAQGRQSSTAALNLTSPSTS, from the coding sequence ATGCGCGGCATCACCAAGGAGTTCCCGGGGGTGCGGGCGCTCGACGACGTGACGCTTCAAGTCCGGCGCGGGCACATCCATGCGTTGCTGGGAGAGAATGGGGCCGGCAAATCCACGCTGATGAAGATTCTCGATGGCGTCTATCCCGCAGGCACGTTTCAGGGCGAGATCATCCTGGCGGGCATGCCCATCCAACTCCACTCGCCACATGACGCCCAGCGCAAGGGGATCGGTTATGTCCCGCAGGAGATCACCGTCATCGAAGGTCTCACAGTGGCGGAGAATATTTTCGTCGGACACTGGGTTGACCGGGGCGTCCTCGTCAGTTTCCGGAATCTCTTTGCGCGCGCGGCGCAATTCCTGAAACAGATCAACATCAATCTCGATCCCCACCGGCTGGTGTCGTCGCTCAACGCCAGTCAGCGCCAGTTGGTGATGATCGCCCGGGCCATGTCCACCCATCCGTCCGTGCTGATTCTCGACGAGTCCACCGCGTGCCTGACGCAGGACGAAACGGAAAACCTGTTCCGCATCCTGCGGCTCCTGCAACAACAGGGCGTCACCTCGCTGTTCAGCACCCACAAGCTGAGCGAGGTCTTTGAACTGGCCGACCGGGCGACGGTGATGCGGGACGGCGCAATCGTGGCGCACTTTGACCGAAGTCAGCTCAACGAAAACGATATCGTGTCGGCGATGATCGGACGGAAGATCGAGAACTTCTATCCCGCCCGCGACTCCGCTGTCGGCCTTGACGAAGTGCTGCGCGTCGAGAACTTCACCGTTCCTCATCCTCACATCGCCAACAAGAACGTCGTCGAAGCCGTCAGCTTCGCGGTGCGGCGCGGGGAAATTCTCGGCATCGGCGGCCTGGTCGGTTCCGGCCGGAGCGAAATTGTGAATGCCTTGTATGGCCGCCTTCCGTGCAGCGGGCGGATTTTCATCGAGGGCCGTGAGGTCAAGATCCGCAACCCGCGTGACGCGAAGGACCACGGCATTGGCTTGCTGACCGAAGAGCGCAAACAAGACGGCCTGCTGTTCAACTTCGCCATCCGGGAGAATGTGACGCTTCACAGTTTGGCAGCGGTTTCCCGGTTTCAGGTGCTGGACCGGAAACGCGAGACCCAGTTGGCCAACGATTACAAGGATCGGCTGGCCATTCGCGCTCCGTCCGTCGCCACCTCTGTTGCGACCCTGAGTGGCGGCAACCAGCAGAAGGTCGTGCTCGCCAAGGTGCTGCTGCCGAATCCGAAAGTGCTCCTGCTCGACGAGCCAACCAAGGGCGTGGACGTGGGCGCGAAGAACGAGATTTACAAACTGATGATGGACTTGGTCCGCCAAGGCATCGCGCTGGTGGTGATCTCGTCGGAACTGCCTGAACTCCTGGCGCTCTGCGATCAATTTATCGTTTTGACCCGGGGGAAACTTGCCGACCTATTCGCCAAAGCCGAAGCCAGCGAACATCGCCTCATGCTGGCCGCGACGGGACTTGCCCAGGGTCGCCAAAGCTCCACCGCCGCCCTGAATTTGACGAGCCCTTCGACATCGTGA
- a CDS encoding sugar ABC transporter substrate-binding protein gives MKMMRNMKWFWALGLVALLNGCDKPSAESSALKKNGKKFYWVQPMKGHPVHQMTQIAFKEGCLKYGYQYEIIGTDAWDLAGTIALAEQALAKGDVAGLAIWTGNPAWNPFIERAGKAGVPVILPHFPVTEGSVPGATGIISCDPAAYAKEAAREIGKAIGGKGSVAITQGSFNTTENMVSESFTAAMKELYPDVKVLAPEEEGFDAPKAISKAASILQSHPEVVAALSTTGGGPTTWAGAQREAGRKIIAVGMDYTRVNLDLVKDGAVYGVIGQPLWEESFGAAELLDKVMRGEKIPWWTKLPAPFITKDKLAPYYTLINKVEAAIQR, from the coding sequence ATGAAGATGATGCGAAACATGAAGTGGTTTTGGGCGCTGGGATTGGTCGCGCTGCTGAATGGCTGCGACAAACCCTCAGCCGAATCCTCCGCCCTGAAGAAGAACGGAAAGAAGTTCTATTGGGTGCAGCCGATGAAGGGTCACCCGGTGCATCAGATGACGCAGATCGCGTTCAAGGAAGGCTGCCTCAAGTATGGCTACCAGTATGAGATCATCGGCACGGACGCGTGGGATTTGGCCGGGACGATTGCGCTGGCCGAACAGGCGCTCGCCAAGGGCGACGTGGCGGGCCTGGCGATCTGGACGGGCAATCCGGCGTGGAATCCCTTCATCGAAAGAGCCGGCAAGGCGGGTGTGCCGGTCATCCTCCCGCATTTTCCGGTGACGGAAGGTTCGGTGCCGGGCGCGACCGGCATCATCAGTTGCGATCCGGCGGCGTATGCAAAGGAAGCGGCGCGGGAGATCGGCAAAGCCATCGGCGGCAAAGGCAGCGTCGCGATTACCCAAGGCTCCTTTAACACGACCGAGAACATGGTGTCCGAAAGCTTCACCGCCGCGATGAAGGAATTGTACCCCGACGTGAAAGTGCTCGCGCCCGAGGAGGAGGGTTTCGACGCGCCCAAGGCCATCTCCAAGGCCGCGTCCATCCTGCAATCCCATCCCGAGGTGGTCGCGGCGCTCTCCACGACTGGTGGCGGCCCGACGACTTGGGCGGGCGCCCAAAGGGAAGCGGGGCGCAAGATCATTGCCGTGGGCATGGATTACACCCGGGTCAACTTGGACTTGGTGAAAGACGGCGCCGTGTATGGGGTGATCGGCCAGCCGTTGTGGGAAGAGTCTTTCGGCGCGGCGGAACTGCTCGACAAAGTCATGCGCGGCGAAAAGATTCCTTGGTGGACAAAGCTGCCCGCCCCGTTCATCACCAAAGACAAGCTCGCGCCGTACTACACCCTGATCAACAAGGTGGAGGCGGCCATCCAACGGTGA